The DNA window AGCCGGGTGGGTGAGCAACACTGTAGTTCACCGAGAGTTCACTACAGTGCCCTCTAGTGGAAGACATGGGGTAATACACCTTACAGAGAGCTGGAGAGACTCTGTTAGTGTTAGGACCCTGTCAGGAAGGGCGCGTGCACACTCAAAATGCAATAAAGAGTCAGACGCACAGGAACTTAAAAGGAAAGTCCATTTTCAAAATTAGAAGATGAGAAAATTTATTATTTGCGGTAACATTAAGAAAATACAGGTATTCCCAACCATGTTCACCAATGAGGGACAGAACCCAGCCCTTAGGTTTCTCCAGTTTGATAGGATGGTGTCTGTTGTTCTTGTGATTTCGAGAAGTATTTCTCACAGACACTTAGAAATGTCGGGATAAAAACATTAAGATACAGGCTATGATTATCTAAAtaggcataaaataaaatttcctcgGGGATGTGGTTTAACCCCTCTCCTTTCCACATCCGAGCAGCTCATGGAGGATTTTCAATAACAGTTCTTTCTGTGTTAGGAACCAGCCCTGGCCTTCAGATTCACGATGTTCAGACCTGAACTTCGGCCTGAACTCGCTGAAGGTGGATACAGAGCTCAACGACTGGAGAAATTTATGCCCCCGTTTATTAATAATTCTGCCGTCACCAAATACGACGATAATGTCTTATGAGTGCCGCATTTTACACATTCTTGAAGTACGTGTTTCTCATGGAAAGAACTATCTGCTTTTCACATCAGTAAAGAATATTTACGTGTTTCCCAGGCGCCACGCTGCAGAGAACGGAATACAGTTCATTTCCCTTCCGATTGCGCGTGCTCCTTCAAGCATCTGCGATTGCGCGCACACCTTCTTCAAGCGTCTGCGACTGCGCATACTCCTTCAAATGTCTGCCCACTTCACTGTTTCTCATCTTCTCCGTGAATAGCTCATCAAAGGCTCTGTTCTGCTTCGGAGTGAAGTAGTTTATCCAATCACCCACCACTCCTAGAAACACAGGAAATGTGTCAGGCAAGACCCAGTCTCGACCCACAACACTCAAACTTGAAGAAGTCAAATCAAACAGCTTTGCAATCAAATGGGAGTGTTTGGTTTCTCCTGGTGATAAAATGACAGGGAGGGGAGATTATTTCTCACTTGCTTCTTTGGTGTTTCTAGTGACTTCTGTGTGATAGCTATGTTAATTTCAAcagtttataattatttattatctaATAATTTAAGATAatataataaagatttaaaatatataaatgtatttttgctGGAGTAGCTCAGGACGTTCTAGTCGAAATGTGACGCAGCATAAATGCGACAGTGTGAGTGCAGAGGTAGTTCGTGTGTTTGCCTTCTTGGGGGCTCACACAGCGGAAGCTGGTCTGAGAATAGACCGTAGGAATGGGTAGCTCATCTCAATTTCAGAAATGTCTTTCCTATAGAATGAACAACGGAGAACTGGGCACACAAACAGAAGTTTTCAATACAAGGCATTTGGTGATAGATGTATATAGGCTGCCAGCCTCTCTGAATTTGAGAAATCTGAATTGAGTGTTTTTCAGACACTCCGAACTGTTTTCCTCATTTCCAGTATGCTCCCCTTGTCAAACTTGGGGCTCGGGTTCCACCCCTGGGGTCTCCCAGTCCTAGTGCCAAGGGCACATTACTTTATCACTACACTTGTTCTCCGTGATCCCTTTCAAGCTGGGGGCTACCCTTGTGTGTAATCAAGAGCTAGGCATCCTATGTGTGCAAAAAGACACGCAGGGCTTCACTGCATGCAGGACAATGTCACTTACAGAAAAGAAATGCATTATGTTCTAGGAAAGGCTTCTTTTTTTGCATGTTATATGCTTTATTAAAAACATATATTACACggttttttagacagggtcatATTACATAGTTCTGGTTGGCTTGGAACCATActatgtggatcaggctggcctcagatctgcctgcctctgtttccagagTATTGGTATTAAAGACGTGCATCCCCATGCTCAGCCCACATGAAAATTAATATACTGAGAGCATAGTAAGATAGACATCGTGGATCTGAACTCAGAAAACTACAGCCTGTGTACTAAAACTTGCGCGCCGTTTGTTTCGGTTTGTTTTGGCTTTCTCGTAGCTGAcgttattttaaagatttatttatttcacgtgTATAAATGTATGTCAACAGTGGGTGCGTCCAGCAGGAGCCAGTCTTCCACGCTTACATCCAGTGCAAAGAAACCATACCCAGGTGCAACTGCCATGCTGCCAGTTACAGGTGGTGCCGATAGAGTTTCAGCTGGGCATGCTTGCCAGGGTTACAGCCACGGCTGGTCGGGCGGAGTGGGAAATAATCACACggtgctctctcgctctctctctctatctctctctctctctctctctctctctctctctctctctctctctctctctcctctctctctctctctctcctcttttcgtTCCTTTGCCTAGCTTATATACACTCCCCACACCACCCCGTGCCCCTCCCCTACCGTAAGGTCTGTCTGTCCCACTTCAAATTTTCTCCAGAACGCCTCTCAATCTCTTGCCATTCCTGCCTGCCTTAAACCACCATGCCATCCTCTTCTGTGCACCCTCAGCTCGTGCAGCgcgctcttctcttctctgtgtcttgtcaagcctcccccgcccccccccccccatctccatgCACACTACTGTGCAAACTGCTCAGAGCCCAAGAAGAACTGACAGGTCGCCACGTGTCCCTGGCTTTTGGTCTAATTCTGGCCCAAATCTTTTCTTGCCTCCCTTGGGCTGCTTCATTCTCATGGATATGAGGGTCTTCTGTCACTCCAGCTCTTGGCTGGCATCCAGACGATGCTGTGGCATCCACAGTCTGCCAATGGCTCCCTGACTGACTTCTCAACTAATTGTCATTCAAGCAGAAGTGACTGAAAATGTTTCCCACCTAAACAGTTTATGGGCACCTTGCTCAGTTCTTCTGTCTGACTTCCACTCTCTTCTAAGCATGTTTATACTCTGCCCCTGCCACTATAGCACACAGACCAGCTTGTGCCAGGTCCACTCTTCAACCAGGAACAAAGAAgttgggaagaggggagaggaagggagggatgggaggggtggAAGGGGATGGAAGtggagaggagggggggagggggtgctTCTCATGAAGTTTAAGCTCTCTAGCACCAATATCTTCTCTCCTTTATTGTGCttctcacaggcccactgcagaACAGCATACTACTGTGTCTTCCAGGGCGCCCTACGTGACTCAGCTGTGGTTCTGACCCTGCCCCTCGCTGGCATTGGCTCTCCCTGTGATTCTGACTCCGCCCCCTCGCTAGGATTGGCTCTCTTGGAAAGCATTCCTTGTCTATCATTTTCATAACCACTTCTCAAACTTTCAGTCCTGGATGTACTGGGAGCAGGATCTTCCCCCTTACTGTAGGCGTATGATCCCGCCCCCACACCCACAACCCACGTTTCTCGTCACAGTTGCCTGCTATTAGCGTTGTGCATTCCGGTCTGGAACATGAACTTCTAAAGGAGAGATGCCGTGTTTTATTCAGTGTTTGCATATTAGTTCTAGAATTAATTAGCTTATTAATACTTGCTGAATTGAATGCTTGCCTCGTTTCTTAACCTTGGTTTTATGACTCTGAATAAATGAGACTAAACTACAACAATAGAAAATTTGCAAAGTTAGGATAATATCTGTTTTACACGAGTTGGCAAATCTTTGCTTGGGGGGGGCTGGTGGGGAGGATTGAATGTATTCTGTTGGGACAAGAAAGGGAATAGACATTTGCCTTTTAGTAAGAATCGGGCACATGTACTTGCAAAACATTTTGCCTTTGTAAGTTATAAAACATTTCTCCTCTAGCTAGATAAAAATTTACACACTTCAAAACAGTTCTAGAGGCTGCAGAGATAGatcaggggttaagagtactggctactcTCACATGggacctggcttcagttcccagtCCACACGGTGGTTTACAACCatttaactccagtttcaggggatcgaatgccctcttctgacactcTTGGGAACTGCACCCACATGGTACAGACATATGTCCATCTTCCTTCTACCTTAAACCTGGAGAATTATTGGGAGAGATTCAATCCTCTTTCTTGTAGTTCTATACACATTGAAAGCTTGTAACATAACTGCTGCCATCCTCTGTGTGCGGAGGAGACTGGCTCCAGAATTTCTGAGTCTCCAACATTCTGAGATGCACGTTCTTATACAGAATGGCGTCTACCCTTTGCTTACCTAAAACCTTCATGTAACCTCCTCATACATCCTCCCACTACCACTGATCGTCTCTACATGACCTATTACAACTTCAATACCACATACATAGTAGGGACTTGCTGTTGTCTAGGAAACAATGAAAACGGAAGTCTGCACATGCTCAGTATCGGTACAACTCTCTTCCCTCTAGGATTTTCAGTCTTTGTGACTGACTCCTAGATGAGCAAAGAACCTGTAGAAACCGAGAGCCAAACGCTCCCCGGCGGGAGCCGCAGCTGCAGCCGCCTCCTGCCCAGCAGCCACCTCCTGCCCAGCAGCCGCCTCCTGCCCAGCAGCCGCCTCCTGCCCAGCAGCCGCCTCCTGCCCACCTACCTTTTCTGAACACCAGGTTCCTGTTGGACGTGAGGGCACAGATGACGTGATTGGGATCGCAGTTTTCTTTGGCAGCGTTACTTTTCATTTCACTGAACGATGTACTCCGAGCGATCTTACCCATCTCGCTGTCGTTCACATCAATGCCAAGGAAAGCAGTTATTTTCTTTAGGCTCTTAACAAAATCCTGAGCGATAAGAAAGTTAAGTAAGTGTGCCTCTTATCTGAATACCAATTCATTTCTCTGAATTTTAAGGCGAAATTCACccactgttttatttgtttttggcaaggtttctctgtcaccctggctggtctggaactgactatgtagaccaggctggcctcgaactcacgggtctctctgcctctacctccggAGCGCTGGGATAAAGGCATGCACTAGGAGAGTTTTCGCTTAATTTGGGTTCAGCCGCTGAGAAGCTTGAGACTTACCTTTTTCATTTCTtcgtagaagaggaagaggacgtTCTTATCATTTTTGTGTTCTTCCCAGCTCAAAACATGATCAAACCAGGAGCCATACACAACTGGAAGAGAAATACATTACAGTTACTGTTCACAACGAAGGCTTCTCCGGCCTGGCCTGGTCCACCTCCGTACTTGCCCACTGCTCTGGAGAGAGACTACCTAGAAGGTTCTATTCACTGCACCTTCACCCCGGAGAGGCGCGCTGCTGTGAGCTCCCACTGGCCCACACCTTCATAGTCGTGGAGTAGTTTTCCCTTAATCtagtaaataatttttatcacCCTGAAAAGTGACAGCAAGATCAACGTGTACGTTTTTCTCAGTAATTATATTCTGAACTTTTAAAGCTCTCCCAAGGAAACAGTAAGGATCAGTCATTTTCTTTAAAGGGTCATTCATAAGTTCAGGTTTTTACTACAAAAGTTTGTAAACTTTTCCCTTGGACCGAGTTCTCACTACATAGACTAGGGTAGTTCTGAGACTCATGGtaagtctcctgcctcagcttctcaagtgctaagattataacCATGAGCTATCATGCCCagttttaaaactttgtttttaaaaggaactTACGATGATTGTTGGTGATTAGTAATTAGGATGATTATAGTATTTGTTGGCTAGAAATTTTAAACTAAATTAAGAGCATAGTAAGTTTTAAGAAtattggggtgggggggttgctggagagatggctcagcggtaagcactgactcctcttccagaggtcctgagttcaattcccagcaaccacatgctggctcacaaccatctgtaatgggatctggtgccctcttctggtgtgtgtgaagacagctacagtgtactcacatacattaaataaataaatctttaaaaaaaaaaaaagaatattccgAGGGAACGATTCAGCCTTAGGAACATCTGTACAGTTTGTTAACAGCACCTTATTTCCTTGTCAAATGAGAGCCTTGGAATTTTCTCAAGGCTCAAAAGTCAAAACATTGCATGTACCTCCCTTGAGATGATGGTTAGAAAACAATGCATGCTGTAGTCTCCGGATGCCATCTCACTAGTCACACGACTCATAAAGCAGGATGTGGTTAAATGCATCCTTCCAGGGCTCAGTATCACCCCAAACTCAAACGCTAGCTTCTGCCCTCAGTGTCAGAGATGCCGGTGTAGAAAGCACCTGATGTCTGCTCACTCAGCTCACAAGAGTTTAGGAAGCCTGATACACATTGCATGAGATGTTCTGAACATAAAAGCTTGGAATAAATTATATCTGATAGCATATCATCGCAATATAATTACCCCATTAACTAACTGTAATTCTTGGTGATTTTAGATTTTGAGGAAACAAAAttgcaaatatacatacatatatatatatttgcttttgttaattcattcattctcacAATATTGATACATTGTGATATTTTCATGCATGTGCAGTattatttgctatttttatttgcacacatgcacacacatatacacatgtacacacacatgcacacacacatgcgcacacacatacatgcacacacacatacaaatgcacacacacttgcacatgcatgtatacacacatgcacacacatatacacatgcacacacatgcacagactcacacatgcatgtatacacacacatacacacacatgcacacacatgcacatacacacacacatgcactcacacaccaCTGAAGTCTAGACTCCTCATATGAGAGGAAGCATgtgctgtctgtctttctgagtctctcttgctttgttgtgtctttttaaCCAGGAAGTTCTGGGATTGCTGTGATGCTGTCACAGAGTTGGCCTTCTACCCCAGGcacccgagagagagagagaaagagagagagagaactcctcAAAGCGTTGCTCGCTTCTCCTTATCAGTTCTTCAGGCTGTTTTGGAGTCTGACCCAATATCTTATTGCAGAATTGCCCAAGACCGCAATGGCGGAAAGAATTGCTTGTCTAAGAATGACCACCCTTTTTCCAGACTCAAACGCCTGTAGAAGGaagactgatttttttcctctcacaTAGCCTTAAGGAACAAAGGATAATCTCACATCAGTCGGGTCTCAACCTAAAGTCTATCTGACCCTCCACATCCTACCAATACCCACAGGTCCCACATGGGGCTATTGTCTACAGCTCGGCTGCTGTCAGACGCCTTCAGACTGTCAGAGAAGCCGGGCTCCTGCAGGCAGGGGCAGCACAGAGTCATGGTCACTGGTTAAACGCAATCAACTTGGCCTATTATGGCTTTTTCAGAAAGAAATGGATCACAATGTGCATTTAAGAATGGCTTTCAGGGTTTGAGCTTCTCATAATTTGAAAGGTTCTATTTGCCATAGAGGAAGCTATATTCCGTCTTTCTCCAAAAAGGTCGGAGGGCAGCTGAAAGAATTGAGAGCTGTTACCTTCCTGGCCAGCACGCAGGAGCACATTAGGACTGTGTGTGGAGGAATCCTTGATGGACCAAGATTTCTCAAGTGACAAATTGAGTTACATTTAAAACCACAAGCCCTCATTTTCCAAGTCATTCACAGCCCTTCactgtaaagaaaatgaagtttctAAAATAAAGGCATGTCCTCTTTTGCCTACCCCTTATCCTTACAGTCACTGGGTCCTCTCTCCCCATGTCTGCCTTTAGCTTCTGCCTGGATTTCCTTCTTTTATCAATCAAAACTCCTCCCCTGAATGCCTGTGGGCAGAGCTGGCTTAAGCTCACCCAATCTATAGGTCTAAAAAGTAAGTCAGAAACTTTGCTTGCTAGAACCTTCCAGAACTGCACCCCCGCCCCCGTATAGAACACAAGTTTCTTTGAGATGTTATGTCCTGTGAGTAGTTCACATCCCCCCTCCCCGAGTCTTCAGTCATTCAGTCAACCTGGTCACTCTACCAAGGTCACCGAGGACGATGACTGTCAGTCACAGTGGCCTGTGTCACCCGGTGTCTTGCCAACAGCCCTAATGGTCTTACCAGACAGCTCCTACAGTTCTCCACTggccctttctgtctctgccttcctctcaTTGGCTCTCTCAGCTGTCTCCCTGGCGATGCTCCCCTGCTATCTTAATGCTTATTTCAATagacaaaggagaagaaaaagccGCTCAGCAAAacacttcattctctctctctctctctctctctctctctctctctctctctctctctctctctctctctctctctctctgtcagtgcTGCCAGAGGACTTTATACGGCTCTGTATTTAGACTCATGACTTGTACTTCCAACCTGTGACCCATGGCTCCCTTCCCATCTACGAGCGTTATGTTAATGCTCTACTCTATGCGCCAGCTGTTCCTGCCTTCTGCCCCATAGCAATTATAATGCATTTCTCAGTTTCCAGAAATGGCTCCGAAATCACAGCCACTGTGTTATAAAGCAAAACTTTCTGGAATGGAAGGCCTAGGAAATGCACAGCCCCAGTACAAGGTCTGAAAGGGAGCTAGGGGTGTACAAATGAGTTCAATGTTCAGATATTAGTTTCATTGAGATATTAATGTGGCTTGATATCACCAAAGCATAATTTATAGTTACTGATTAACTTGACAAACTACTACCCGGAAAGTCAATTAGAGGATTACATAAATGTCCGGCTGCATCTTCACTCTCCTGTCTCTTTACAGAAGTAGGAGTTGAGTGTGCATAGGAAGGTCAGCCCAGGATATTGTAGCGACTTCCTTAGAAAATAACTTGG is part of the Rattus norvegicus strain BN/NHsdMcwi chromosome 4, GRCr8, whole genome shotgun sequence genome and encodes:
- the Sult6b2 gene encoding sulfotransferase 1C2 isoform X1, whose protein sequence is MFHYYRDNPNLPSTETWAAFLELFLKGDVVYGSWFDHVLSWEEHKNDKNVLFLFYEEMKKDFVKSLKKITAFLGIDVNDSEMGKIARSTSFSEMKSNAAKENCDPNHVICALTSNRNLVFRKGVVGDWINYFTPKQNRAFDELFTEKMRNSEVGRHLKEYAQSQTLEEGVRAIADA